DNA from Paratractidigestivibacter faecalis:
ACCTGGCACGAGCAGGACGAGTCCCAGGTCTCCTTTGCCGCCAAGATCAAGAAGGCCGAGATGCGCCTTGACCCGGCAGACCCCGCCTCCGCCAACGCCCGCCGCGTGCAGGCCGCCGGCGACACCGCGCCGGCCCGCACCGCCGTCGCCGGCCGAGGCGTGCGTGTCATGGCGGCCCGCGTGTCGGCAGACCTCCTTGCGCCCCGGGGCGGCGTCGTTGTGGAGCACGGCCGCGTGGGCCTGGGCTGCTCTAACGGCACGCTCGAGCTGCTGCGCGTGAAGCCGGACGGCAAGCGCGAGATGGAGGCCTCCGCCTGGGCCGCCGGCCTTCGCGGCGAGCTCTCTTGGGAGCGCATCTAGTGGCTGGCCAGGCCGGGCTGGCGCCCGCGCGCAGGGTGGCCCTCGGCGTGACGTCCGAGCGCCGCCGCCGGGACGCCCGTGCCCGTGACCTCTTGCGCGCCTACGCCGCCATGGGCGCCCTCGACGAGCGCGACCGCGCCCTGGCGAGCCGCCTGGTGCTGGGAAGCGTGGCCGCCGAGGGCGAGCTTGACCGCGTCATAGACTCCCACCTGCGCCGGGGCGCCAAGCTGGAGCCCCGCGTGAGGGACGCGCTGCGCCTCGCCGTCTTCGAGGTGCTCTACCTGGACACCCCGGACTCCGTTGCTGCGAGCCAGGGCGTCGAGCTCGTCCGTACGGTGGCCCCGCGCGCGGCGGGCCTGGCAAACGCCGTCCTGCGCCGCGTGGCCGGCGAGGACGTCGCCCGCCTGGCCGCCAGCCGCGAGGCCCTGGCTCGCGGGCGCTTCTCGGTGTACGACATGGCCCACGTGGGCGGGCTTCCCATCTGGCTCTGCGAGGCCGCGCTGGGCGCCCTTGGGCGCGAGGGTGCCGCCTCCTATGCCGAGGACGCGCTCGCGCCCGCGCTGCCCACCGTGGCGGCAAACCGCTGCAGACACAGCGAGGCCGAGGCCGTCTCGCTGCTTAGGGAGGCCGGCTGCGACCCGGCTGCCGGCGTGCTGCCGGGAAGCATCCTGCTCGGCCGCATGGCGCGGCTCGCCCCCTCGGGCCTGGTTGACGCCGTGGACGTGCTCCCGTGCGACTACGCCGCCCAGGAGGTGGCGCTTCTCGCCAGGCCCCGCCCGGGCTCCCGCGTGCTAGAGGTGGGGCAGGGCCGCGGCACCAAGACGGTGCTGCTGGAGTCCGTTGCCTGCGCCGCCGGCGGGCCGTGCGAGGTCACGGCCGTTGAGGTGGACGCCGCAAAGTCCGCTGCCGCCGCAAGGCGCATGGAGAAGGCCGGCTTGGCCGAGCACGTGAGGTGCGTGGCCGACGACGGGCGCGCCCTCGATGCCCTTGGCGATGACCTCTTTGACCTGGTCTTTGTTGACGCACCCTGCACGGGCACGGGCACGCTCTCGCGCCACCCCGAGATTGCGTGGTCGCTGGCCGATTCCTCAGTGGCGGGCCTTTCTCGCCTGCAGCTCGAGATGCTGACGGCGGCGTCGGCCCACGCGCGCCGTGGCGGGCGGCTGGTCTACTCCACCTGCTCCATCCTCGCCGAGGAGAACGAGCGCCTGGTGGAGGCCTTCCTCTCTAGCCCGTCGGGCGCCCGCTACGAGCTCGTGGGCACGCATCGCACCGCCATCCCCGGCGCCGACCGCCACTTCTGCGCCACCTTCCGCCGCCGCTAGGCGCCACCTCTGCCCCTGCCGTCCCGCGCTTTGCATGTGAACCTGGTCGCTGCCATGGCGCCCACCGACCACATTCGCATGCAAGCTGCGGGCACTTCTCGTCTTGCAAATAATACGAAGTCGGACTAAACTGTCCCGTGCTTTGTCCGAAATCGGATTAAGTTAGCGAGGTCAAACATGGCGAGAAACACGCAGGACTCCCTGCGCGAGCAGTCGCGCCAGATGGACTGCCTCTACAACGAGACCGACCGCCTCTACAACGGCTTTGCCCGCAGCTGCGGGCTCTCCGAGTGCGCGTACTGGGTCATGTACGAGATCGAGGTCTCCTCGGGCTCCGCCTCCCTGCGGGGCATGGCCGAGGCCTTCTCACTCAGCAAGCAGACGCTGAGCTCGGCCGTCAAGTTGCTGGAGGCCAAGGGCCTCATCGAGCTCTCCTTTGAGGAGGGGAGCCGCAAGAACAAGGTGGCCTCGTTCACCGAGGCGGGCCGCGCGTTCTCGCGCGAGCGCATCGTCCCGGCCATCGAGGCCGAGTCGCGCGCCTTTGGCTCGCTTGAGCCCGAGGAGCGCAAGCGGCTGGTGGCCCTCGTCTCCAAGTACGCCAGCGCCATTCGTCGCGAGCTCGACGCCCTGAAGGAGGGGGAGAAGTGATGCAGACCCAGACGAAGCAAGCCAAGGCCAAGAAGACGGGCGAGCTCGCCCTGCTTCTGCGCCTGATGTCTCCGTACAAGGCGCTCATCGCGGGCCTCGTGGTCACACTCATGTGCGACATCACGGGCATGCTGGTCATCCCGACGCAGCTCAGCGCCCTTCTCAACACCGCCATCACCACGCGCGACATGGCCGAGGTGGCCCGTCACGGCATCATCATGCTCGTGGCCGCGCTAGTGGGCTCCGGCGGAAACGTGATCTCGTACCGCCTGGCCGCGCGACTGGCGGCAAACGTGGGCCGCGACCTGCGCTGCGAGGTCTACCGCAAGTCCCTCGAGCTCTCGGGCTATGAGTTTGGCCAGCTGGGCGCCGGCTCCATGATCACGCGCACCCTCTCTGACGCCAACGTGGTCCAGCAGACCATCATCATGTCCTTCGTCATGATCAGCCCGGTGCCCGTGACCTGCGTCATCGCCACCGTCATGGCCTTTGGCATAGACCCGGTCATGGGCTGGCTGCTGCTTGCCGTCATCGTGCTCACCCTGGGCGCCATGGCCTTTGCCGTGTGGAAGTCCGCGCCGGTCTTCACCGTGCTGCAGGGCTTCATCGACCGCATGAACACCCGCCTGCGCGAGTCCATCACCGGCGTGCGCGTCATCCGCGCCTTTGGCAAGGAGCCCCACGAGCGCCAGAAGCTCGACCAGACCTTTGAGGACTACGCCGGCCGCGCCATCCGCGTGAACCTGGTCTTTGCGACCGTAGACTCGCTGACGTTCTTCTTCATGAACGCCGTGGAGTCTGCCATCTTCTGGGTGGGCGCTGACCGCGTGGGCGCTCACGCCATGCAGATCGGTTCCATATCCGCCCTGGTGGGGTATGCCATGCTCATCATGTTCTTCATGATGATGGCCCAGTTCTGCGTCCTGCAGATTCCGCGCGCCTGGGCGTGCCTCTCTCGCGCCAACGAGGTCCTGGACATAGATCCCGCAATCAAGGACCCGGCTGCCGGCAACCTGGCTGCCGCCGGCCGCGCTGACGGCGAGAAGCCCGCGTCGCCCGCGGCCCCCGACGCCGACGAGGTCGCCCGCTTTGACCATGTGAGCTTCCGCTTTGAGGACGCTGACGAGGACACCCTGCGCGACCTGGACTTTGTTCTGCGCCGCGGCCAGACCACGGCCATCATAGGCAACACCGGCTCGGGCAAGTCCACCATCGCCAAGCTCCTGCTGCGCTTCCACGACGTCACCTCGGGCAGCGTCCGGCTGGGCGGCGCCGACGTGCGCGACCAGACCCAGGACGCCCTGCGCGCCCAGGTGGCCTATGTGCCCCAGGCGGCGTGGCTCTTCTCGGGGACCATCGCCCAGAACCTGCGGCACGGACGCGCCGAGGCCACCGACGAGGAGCTCTGGCACGCGCTTGACGTTGCCCAGGCCGACTTCGTGCGCGGCCTTCCCGACGGGCTGGGCTCGCGCGTGGCCCAGGGCGGCTCCAACTTCAGCGGCGGCCAGCGCCAGCGCCTGGCCATCGCCCGCGCCCTCGTGCGCCACGCCGACCTCTACGTCTTTGACGACTCCTTCTCGGCGCTGGACTTCCGTACCGACGCGGCCCTGCGCCGCGCGCTGGCACCCGAGCTCGCCCACGCGGCCACGCTCGTCATTGCGCAGCGCGTGAGCACCATCCGCGACGCGGACCAGATCGTGGTCCTCTCCGAGGGTCGCGTCGTGGGCCTGGGCACCCACGACGAGCTCATGCGCGCGTGCCCCACGTACAAGGAGATCGCCGACTCCCAGGCAAGGGGAGGGGAGCAGAACGATGACTAGCAAGAAAGAAGAGGCGCGCGAGAGGGACGCGCTTCTCGCCGAGAAGGACATGGCTGACGGTGTCGTGGCCGCCGACGCCGCCCCCGCGGACCCGGCCCCCGACGAGGAGTCCGAGGTCCCCACCGACGCCGCCACAACCGCCCGTCGCCTCTGGGAGGCCGCGACCGGCCAGCGCTGGCGCGTGGTGGTGGCCGCCGCCAGCGCGGTGGCCTACGTCTGCTTCAGCCTGGCCGCCCCCGCCTACAGCGCGGGGCTGGTGGACCTGCTGTGGGCAAACATCCAGGAGGCCTTTGCCGCGGGCACGGGCTTTGTGGTCACGCTGGACAACGGCGGCACTCAGATTCTGACCTTCCTGGGCATCTGGACGGCCGCGTGGGTCTTCTACACCGTGCAGTCCCTGGTCATGGCGAGCTTTGCCGAGCGCCTGAACCTGGGCCTGCGCCGTCAGATCTCCGCCAAGGTCGGGCGCCTGCCGCTTTCCTACTATGACGCCCACCAGCCCGGAGACACCATCAGCCGTGCAACCAACGACCTGGACAAGGTCTCCGAGGTGCTGCAGCGCGGCCTTCTGCAGCTGCTCATCTCGGTGGTCACCCTCGTGGGCGCAACCATCATGATGGCCCGCTACAGCCTCGCGCTCACGGGCGTCTTCCTGGTGTTTTCCGTGGCGTCCTTCGTGCTGACCAAGGTGGTCTCGGCCCGCACGCTGGTCTACGCCTCGGAACGCCAGGCCTCGCTGGGCAGGCTCACCGGCAAGGTGGAGGAGGCCTACTCAGGCCGTGCCGTCATCAAGTCCTTCGGGCGCGACGACGCCAGCGCGGCGGAGATCGCCGAGGCAGCCGAGGCCTTTGCCCGCACGAGCGAGCGCATGGACTTTGTGACCAACGCCATCAGCCCGGCCATCCGCTTCCTCACGCGCCTGGCGCAGGTGGGCATCGGCCTGCTCGCGGGCGGTATGCTGGTTGCGGGGCAGCTCACCGTCGGCGTCTTCCAGGCGTTCTTCCAGTACGTGACCCAGGCCACCGAGCCCCTGACGCAGCTCTCGCTCACGGTGAACCAGCTGCAGGGCGCCCTGGCCGCCGCCGAGCGCGTCTTCCGCCTGCTCGACGAGCCCGAGGTGGAGCCCGACCCGGCCGAGCCCCTGCGTCCCGTCGAGCCCGTGCGCGGACAGGTGGCCTTCGAGCACGTGCGCTTTGGCTACGACCCGGCGCGTCCGCTCATGCATGACGTGAGCCTCGTCGCCGAGCCCGGCCAGAAGGTGGCCATCGTGGGTGCCACGGGAGCGGGCAAGACCACCCTCATCAACCTCCTCATGCGCTTCTACGAGGTGGACGGCGGCCGCATCACGCTGGACGGCGTGGACACCCGCCAGATGACCCGCGCCGACCTGCGCCGCCAGTTTGGCATGGTGCTGCAGGACGCCTGGCTCTTCGAGGGCAGCATCGCCCAGAACATTGCCTACGGCCACCCGGGCGCCACGCGCGAGGAGGTTGAGGCCGCGGCCCGTGCCGCCCACGTGGACTTCTTCGTGCGCACCCTGCCCCAGGGCTACGATACCAAGATCTCCAACGACGGCGAGAACATCAGCCAGGGCCAGCGCCAGCTCCTGACCATCGCCCGTGCCATGCTCTGCGACCCTGCCATCCTCATCCTGGACGAGGCCACCTCAAGCGTGGACACCCGCACCGAGCAGGCCATCGTGCGCGCCATGGAGGCCATCATGGAGAACCGCACGAGCTTCGTCATCGCCCACCGCCTCTCCACCATCGTGGACGCCGACCTCATCCTGGTCATGGACCACGGCACCATCATCGAGCAGGGCACCCACGCCGAGCTCCTCGCCGCGGGCGGCACCTACGCCGAGCTCTATCAGTCGCAGTTTGCATAGGGGCGAGAAGCGCTTCTTGCCTGGCCGTCTGCCTGTCTGTCTGCCACAAAAACCGACCTGGGTATCCACCTCCGGACACCCAGGTCGGTTTTTTGGCAGACGGTCTGTCGGTCGTCGAGAAGCCCTTCTCGCCGCGCTATGCGTTGGGGCAGCCCTCACAGCAGCCACCGCTGGTGGCCTCGGTGCAGGAGTCGCCGCCGCGCTGGTCGGTGTTGTAGAAGCCGGAGCCCTTGAAGACGATGCCGGAGGCGCCAAAGACCTGCGCGGCCTCGGCCCCGCAGCTGGGGCAGGTTACCTCGGGGTGGGAGCCCATGGGGTGCTCGACCTCAAAGGTGGTGCCGCAGGACGTGCACTTGTAGTCATAACGAGCCATTTGTATCCTCCGTGCAAAAGCGTGTCCGGGCGCGCGTGCGCCGCAATCGTTCAAACAGGGGATACCTTACCCAAACGAGGCCGCTCGCGTATCCGCCGCGCGGCGTTAACATGGACTCTGCCAAACAGGTCAGGGCCGCAAAGCCAGACAGAAAGGGGCTCGCATGCCCATCACCGGTGCCATCTTTGACTGCGACGGAACCCTCGCCGACTCCATGGGCATGTGGCGGCAGGTGGTGGAGGGCCTCCTGGTCAAGCGCGGCATGCCCGTCCCGCCCGACTTCTACGAGCGTACCGAGCCCGTGAGCCTGCGCGACGGCTGCGTCATGGTCCACGAGGAGTTTGGCCTGGGGCGGGATGCGGAGTCCCTCTACGAGGAGCTCTGCGCGGACGTGCGCGCGGCCTACGCCCGCGTGCCGCTCCTGCCGGGTGCGCGCGAGTTCCTGCAGGAGCTGGCCTGTGCCGGCATTCCCATGGTCATGGCCTCCTCCACGCCGGTGCGCGAGCTCAGGAGCTGCCTTGAGACCCACGGCATCGCCGGCTTCTTCAAGGACGTGGTCTCAACCGAGGACGTGGGCGGGCGCGACAAGGAGTTCCCCGACGTCTACGAGGAGGCCCTGCGCCGCCTGGGCACGTCCAAGGAGTCCACGTGGGTCTTCGAGGACGCCCCCTTTGGCGTGCAGACCTCCCACAGGGCGGGCTTCAACGTGGTGGGCCTCATGAACGACCATGACGGCCGCCGCGAGGAGGACGTGCGTCCCTACTGCGACGTCTACGCGCACGGATACGCCGAGCTCTCCCTCGCGCTGCTGAACGACTACGCAAGGCCCGCGGACGCCTCCGCCCTCGGCTCCTCGGCTGGCGAGAAGCCCCTGCAGGTCCTGGTGGTCGACGGCTCGCCCGAGCCCAGCTCGCCGGAGACGGTGGCCCGCCTTGCCGCCGAGGCGGACTACGTGGTCTGCGCCGATGGCGGGGCCGCCGCGTGCCGCGCCGCCGGCGTTGCGCCCGACGTCTTCTGCGGCGATGCCGACTCCGCAAGCGCTGACGACGCCGACTGGGCGCGCGCCGCCGCCAAGACCGACATTCGCTTTCCCGCCGAGAAGTACGCCACGGACCTCTCGCTGGCGCTTGACTGCGCCCGCCACGAGGCCGCGCGCCAGGGTCGCGCGCTGTCGCTGACGCTTACCTGCGCGAGCGGCGGCAGGCCCGACCACGCCCTGGCCGTGGTGGGCCTCCTGGCGGGGCTCGCCCAAGAGGGGGCCGCGTGCGCACGCCTGGTGGAGGACGCCTCCGAGCTGCGCGTCCTTGCGCCTGTCGGGCAGGCCGAGTGGCGCCTGGGCCCTGACGCCTGCGGACGCACCTTCAGCGCCGTCGCCGTTGCCCCCAACACCCGCATTGACGAGAAGGGCCTCAAGTGGGAGCTTGCGGACAAGCCCATGGGGCTTCTCGACGACCTGGGCATCTCCAACGTGGTCGTTGACGCCGACGCCTGCGTGACCTGCCGCTCCGGCGCCGTCGCCGCGTTCCTGCTGGGGGACTAGCGGCAATGGCCTGCCCGCGGCACAAAAAAGCCACACGTGAGGGCGGCGTTTTGGTTGCAACGGGCGTCTGCTGTGATACACTCATACAGCTTTTGGAAATTGCGGGCGCGATTTGCGCCGCGCCCCTGAGGAGGTCTAGTCATGTCGAAGGTTTGTGAGTTCTGCGGTAAGCACGCGGTTGCTGGTCGTTCCATCAGCCACTCCCACCGCACCGTCGCCCGTACGTTCAAGCCCAACATTCAGCGTGTCACCGTCGTCGTCGACGGCCACAAGAAGAAGGCCAACGTCTGCACCCGCTGCCTGAAGTCCGGCAAGATCGCCCGCAGCTAGTACGTGCGCAAAATCAGTGCTTCTGCAAGGAGGTCGCTTCGGCGGCCTCCTTTTTTGTTGATGGGGCGGGACGCTCTTCTCGCCGCTCGTCCTTCTCGCCGTCCGCCTTCCCGATTGCCGTTCTCATCCCAAATCGACATTTGACCCCCTCCGAGGGGTAGCAAATGTCGATTCAGGATGAGAACGCTTGCGCGGCGAGAAGAGCTTCTCGCCGGGAAGAGCGTCTGCCGCGACAATTATTGTCCGGTCGTCAGACTAGGCTGAGCTTACGTCTACCGCGCCGGGACGTCCGCTGAACAAGGGGGCGAATCGCCCCGCTGCCTGTTCGGCGTACCATGGCGAGGTGTTTCGTACCGTCCCTTAGGCCAAGTCTTGCGGGAGGAATGCAACCATGTCCCTGTTCCACAGCGAGAACCCCAAGGAAGAGCAGCATTCGGGCATCCTCGGCGCGTTCTCTGTAGACAACATCAAGTGGGAGCCGGGTGACGAGGCGGGCGCCTCTCTCGTTGCCTTCCGCTACCCGTACGAGGACTTTCCCAACGGGTCCTACCTTCACGTGGCCCAGTCTCAGGTGGCGGTTTTCACCAACAACATGGAGGCTGGCAGCTCCCTTGATGCCACCGGAGCGGGGGACTCCCAGGTCAGCGTCTTCGTCGGACCGTGCAAGATCAAGCTGGACACCGGAGATAGCCGCTTTGCACCATTCCGCAACGTGACTCATGCGCTAACTGGCGGCTCCTCGGCATTCCACTCGGTGGTTTACTTCATCAATACCAACTACATGAACGAGCTCAAGTGGGGCACCACCGATCCCATCATCGTCCAGGACCCAGAGGAGCAGGTCAACGTTCACGTGCGTGCCTATGGCCTCTTTGGCGTGCACATCGAGCAGAATGACCCGGGCCTCGCCCCCATCCAGGCGCGCAAGTTCCTGGTCAAGGTCGTTGGCACGCGTAGCCAGTACACTCGCGAGGAGCTCACCTCCTTCATGCGCGCCAAGATTCTCGAGTACGTGCCCGACCTTCTGGCAAAGTCCATCATCGAGAGGGGCATCTCGGTCCTCAAGATCTCGGCGTATCTCAGCGAGTTCTCGTCTCTGCTTCAGGAGAGACTCTCTGCTCACTTTGACTCCTTCGGCCTTGCTCTGGACAACTTCTCGTTCAACAGCATCAAGCCCTTCGAGGATGACCTTGCCGCGCTCAATCAGGCAAAGATTGTTCGCCAGACGAGCATTCTCGAGGCTCAGGGCAACGCCGCCAAGATGGACATAGAGTCCGAGGCTCTTGCGAGGAAGCGTGCCCGCGAGGGGTTCACCTATCAGCAGGAGCGCGGCATGGACGTCATGCAGAGCGCCGCGTCCAACGAGGGCGGTGGTGCCTCGGGTCTCATGGGTGCCGGAATGGGTCTGGGCATGGGCGTCGGCGTTGGCGGTGCCTTTGGAGCGGGTT
Protein-coding regions in this window:
- a CDS encoding FmdB family zinc ribbon protein, which translates into the protein MARYDYKCTSCGTTFEVEHPMGSHPEVTCPSCGAEAAQVFGASGIVFKGSGFYNTDQRGGDSCTEATSGGCCEGCPNA
- a CDS encoding MarR family winged helix-turn-helix transcriptional regulator, coding for MARNTQDSLREQSRQMDCLYNETDRLYNGFARSCGLSECAYWVMYEIEVSSGSASLRGMAEAFSLSKQTLSSAVKLLEAKGLIELSFEEGSRKNKVASFTEAGRAFSRERIVPAIEAESRAFGSLEPEERKRLVALVSKYASAIRRELDALKEGEK
- a CDS encoding ABC transporter ATP-binding protein, giving the protein MQTQTKQAKAKKTGELALLLRLMSPYKALIAGLVVTLMCDITGMLVIPTQLSALLNTAITTRDMAEVARHGIIMLVAALVGSGGNVISYRLAARLAANVGRDLRCEVYRKSLELSGYEFGQLGAGSMITRTLSDANVVQQTIIMSFVMISPVPVTCVIATVMAFGIDPVMGWLLLAVIVLTLGAMAFAVWKSAPVFTVLQGFIDRMNTRLRESITGVRVIRAFGKEPHERQKLDQTFEDYAGRAIRVNLVFATVDSLTFFFMNAVESAIFWVGADRVGAHAMQIGSISALVGYAMLIMFFMMMAQFCVLQIPRAWACLSRANEVLDIDPAIKDPAAGNLAAAGRADGEKPASPAAPDADEVARFDHVSFRFEDADEDTLRDLDFVLRRGQTTAIIGNTGSGKSTIAKLLLRFHDVTSGSVRLGGADVRDQTQDALRAQVAYVPQAAWLFSGTIAQNLRHGRAEATDEELWHALDVAQADFVRGLPDGLGSRVAQGGSNFSGGQRQRLAIARALVRHADLYVFDDSFSALDFRTDAALRRALAPELAHAATLVIAQRVSTIRDADQIVVLSEGRVVGLGTHDELMRACPTYKEIADSQARGGEQNDD
- a CDS encoding SPFH domain-containing protein gives rise to the protein MSLFHSENPKEEQHSGILGAFSVDNIKWEPGDEAGASLVAFRYPYEDFPNGSYLHVAQSQVAVFTNNMEAGSSLDATGAGDSQVSVFVGPCKIKLDTGDSRFAPFRNVTHALTGGSSAFHSVVYFINTNYMNELKWGTTDPIIVQDPEEQVNVHVRAYGLFGVHIEQNDPGLAPIQARKFLVKVVGTRSQYTREELTSFMRAKILEYVPDLLAKSIIERGISVLKISAYLSEFSSLLQERLSAHFDSFGLALDNFSFNSIKPFEDDLAALNQAKIVRQTSILEAQGNAAKMDIESEALARKRAREGFTYQQERGMDVMQSAASNEGGGASGLMGAGMGLGMGVGVGGAFGAGFANLANQAVESMGAGATQPTQPASAQGTACPACGHANPADAKFCLECGTKLERGKACPACGHVNPPEAKFCLECGARLGVPVCPDCGTQLPGGTKFCPNCGRKIQ
- the rpmB gene encoding 50S ribosomal protein L28, whose protein sequence is MSKVCEFCGKHAVAGRSISHSHRTVARTFKPNIQRVTVVVDGHKKKANVCTRCLKSGKIARS
- a CDS encoding ABC transporter ATP-binding protein, giving the protein MTSKKEEARERDALLAEKDMADGVVAADAAPADPAPDEESEVPTDAATTARRLWEAATGQRWRVVVAAASAVAYVCFSLAAPAYSAGLVDLLWANIQEAFAAGTGFVVTLDNGGTQILTFLGIWTAAWVFYTVQSLVMASFAERLNLGLRRQISAKVGRLPLSYYDAHQPGDTISRATNDLDKVSEVLQRGLLQLLISVVTLVGATIMMARYSLALTGVFLVFSVASFVLTKVVSARTLVYASERQASLGRLTGKVEEAYSGRAVIKSFGRDDASAAEIAEAAEAFARTSERMDFVTNAISPAIRFLTRLAQVGIGLLAGGMLVAGQLTVGVFQAFFQYVTQATEPLTQLSLTVNQLQGALAAAERVFRLLDEPEVEPDPAEPLRPVEPVRGQVAFEHVRFGYDPARPLMHDVSLVAEPGQKVAIVGATGAGKTTLINLLMRFYEVDGGRITLDGVDTRQMTRADLRRQFGMVLQDAWLFEGSIAQNIAYGHPGATREEVEAAARAAHVDFFVRTLPQGYDTKISNDGENISQGQRQLLTIARAMLCDPAILILDEATSSVDTRTEQAIVRAMEAIMENRTSFVIAHRLSTIVDADLILVMDHGTIIEQGTHAELLAAGGTYAELYQSQFA
- a CDS encoding RsmB/NOP family class I SAM-dependent RNA methyltransferase, whose amino-acid sequence is MAGQAGLAPARRVALGVTSERRRRDARARDLLRAYAAMGALDERDRALASRLVLGSVAAEGELDRVIDSHLRRGAKLEPRVRDALRLAVFEVLYLDTPDSVAASQGVELVRTVAPRAAGLANAVLRRVAGEDVARLAASREALARGRFSVYDMAHVGGLPIWLCEAALGALGREGAASYAEDALAPALPTVAANRCRHSEAEAVSLLREAGCDPAAGVLPGSILLGRMARLAPSGLVDAVDVLPCDYAAQEVALLARPRPGSRVLEVGQGRGTKTVLLESVACAAGGPCEVTAVEVDAAKSAAAARRMEKAGLAEHVRCVADDGRALDALGDDLFDLVFVDAPCTGTGTLSRHPEIAWSLADSSVAGLSRLQLEMLTAASAHARRGGRLVYSTCSILAEENERLVEAFLSSPSGARYELVGTHRTAIPGADRHFCATFRRR
- a CDS encoding thiamine diphosphokinase; protein product: MPITGAIFDCDGTLADSMGMWRQVVEGLLVKRGMPVPPDFYERTEPVSLRDGCVMVHEEFGLGRDAESLYEELCADVRAAYARVPLLPGAREFLQELACAGIPMVMASSTPVRELRSCLETHGIAGFFKDVVSTEDVGGRDKEFPDVYEEALRRLGTSKESTWVFEDAPFGVQTSHRAGFNVVGLMNDHDGRREEDVRPYCDVYAHGYAELSLALLNDYARPADASALGSSAGEKPLQVLVVDGSPEPSSPETVARLAAEADYVVCADGGAAACRAAGVAPDVFCGDADSASADDADWARAAAKTDIRFPAEKYATDLSLALDCARHEAARQGRALSLTLTCASGGRPDHALAVVGLLAGLAQEGAACARLVEDASELRVLAPVGQAEWRLGPDACGRTFSAVAVAPNTRIDEKGLKWELADKPMGLLDDLGISNVVVDADACVTCRSGAVAAFLLGD